The Myxococcales bacterium genome contains a region encoding:
- a CDS encoding DNA primase encodes MGRIPEETIATIRDRIDIVSLIGRYVDLKKAGRNYKGRCPFHEEKTPSFNVNPERQIFHCFGCQVGGSVMKFLMEYENLSFPEAVRTLGRECGVEVPENDRGDSSTGPGSGPSTTELLFAANARAQLFYRRSLAGAGGERAIEYLAERGFDAAASERFGIGYAPNSWDELGADLVRGEVSEADAILAGLLIEREAKAGDANRRAAKGGSYARLRGRIVFPIRDVRDRIVGFGGRAIFADQEPKYLNTPETPIFHKRDALYGFPEALEGTRKAGRAIVCEGYFDRIALARAGLTGSLATCGTALTEGHARQLARRTSEIVLLFDGDLAGQNAVEKALPVLLPGGLRVRAALLPQGQDPDSFLNEQGPDALRKLVEESPDAIEIVIQNALKRGCTTPAEKAAVVAHLAPLIALYPDPVERTEYARRLAMVTGTDPAAVSEVVRGALSKARARENRMSAPGERGAAAAPAPRLVENRLAGREEQHLHLLTQLAFLHPTLLTERVRTQVDGLVPAGKWKSILTLLIDAAQDGKLDDSGAIDLEILEPLLDSEAAACLRRVAVDDVVEDSETSPGRMLEDVLGWFARRQRTEAEGSVTRQLRDPNADVDKLLAKKQKQLEARRAAMGVSNHTTQ; translated from the coding sequence GTGGGTCGGATTCCTGAAGAGACCATCGCGACGATTCGAGATCGAATTGACATCGTCAGCCTGATTGGTCGATACGTTGATCTGAAAAAGGCCGGCCGAAACTACAAGGGCCGTTGTCCCTTTCACGAAGAGAAGACTCCCTCTTTCAACGTCAATCCCGAACGACAGATCTTTCATTGTTTTGGCTGCCAGGTGGGCGGCAGCGTGATGAAATTTCTGATGGAGTACGAGAACCTTTCCTTCCCCGAGGCGGTTCGAACTCTTGGTCGCGAATGCGGCGTCGAAGTTCCAGAGAACGATCGGGGTGATTCCAGTACGGGTCCCGGTTCTGGTCCCAGTACAACAGAGTTGCTGTTCGCCGCCAACGCGCGCGCGCAGCTGTTCTACCGCCGCAGTCTCGCGGGCGCGGGCGGAGAGCGGGCGATCGAGTACCTCGCCGAGCGCGGTTTTGATGCAGCAGCCAGCGAGCGCTTCGGAATCGGCTACGCGCCCAACAGCTGGGATGAACTCGGCGCCGATCTTGTCCGGGGCGAGGTGAGCGAAGCCGATGCAATCCTGGCCGGGCTCTTGATTGAACGCGAGGCGAAGGCAGGCGACGCCAATCGCAGAGCGGCAAAGGGCGGCAGCTACGCCCGGCTCCGAGGTCGCATCGTGTTTCCCATCCGCGACGTGCGCGACCGCATCGTGGGCTTCGGCGGGCGAGCGATCTTCGCCGATCAGGAGCCCAAGTATCTCAATACGCCAGAGACCCCCATCTTTCACAAGCGCGACGCGCTTTACGGGTTTCCCGAAGCGCTCGAGGGCACTCGCAAAGCGGGCCGCGCAATCGTTTGTGAGGGCTACTTCGATCGCATCGCCCTGGCCCGGGCGGGCCTCACGGGATCGCTGGCAACCTGTGGCACTGCACTCACCGAAGGACACGCACGCCAACTTGCGCGCCGCACTTCGGAGATCGTACTGCTCTTCGACGGGGACCTCGCCGGGCAGAACGCGGTCGAAAAGGCGCTGCCCGTATTGCTACCCGGTGGTTTGCGGGTGCGTGCCGCGCTCTTGCCCCAAGGCCAGGACCCGGACAGTTTCCTGAACGAGCAGGGCCCTGACGCGCTGCGTAAATTGGTCGAAGAGTCGCCTGACGCCATCGAGATCGTGATCCAGAACGCGCTCAAGCGCGGTTGCACGACGCCAGCCGAAAAGGCGGCGGTCGTCGCACACCTGGCTCCCTTGATCGCACTCTACCCGGATCCGGTTGAACGCACGGAGTACGCAAGACGTCTCGCCATGGTGACGGGCACGGACCCGGCCGCGGTTTCAGAGGTAGTGCGAGGCGCGCTGAGCAAGGCGAGAGCGCGCGAGAATCGTATGAGCGCGCCCGGGGAACGCGGCGCTGCCGCAGCTCCCGCGCCGCGGTTGGTGGAAAACCGCCTGGCAGGGCGCGAAGAGCAGCATCTTCACTTGTTGACTCAGTTGGCCTTCCTGCATCCGACCCTGCTGACCGAGCGCGTGCGCACACAGGTCGACGGGCTGGTTCCAGCGGGGAAATGGAAGTCCATCTTGACGCTGCTGATTGACGCGGCGCAGGACGGAAAACTCGACGATTCGGGTGCGATCGATCTCGAAATCCTGGAACCTTTGCTTGATAGTGAGGCTGCGGCATGTTTGCGCCGGGTAGCAGTAGACGACGTCGTCGAAGACAGCGAAACTTCCCCAGGACGCATGCTCGAGGATGTCCTGGGTTGGTTTGCCCGACGACAGCGAACCGAGGCAGAAGGCTCGGTGACTCGTCAACTTCGCGATCCGAACGCGGATGTAGACAAGTTGCTGGCAAAGAAACAGAAGCAGCTCGAGGCACGGCGTGCTGCAATGGGAGTTTCTAATCACACGACGCAATGA
- a CDS encoding 30S ribosomal protein S21 → MPVIKVKDNESFEQAMKRFKKTCEKAGILTELRRREYYDKPSISKKKKAAAARKRALKKIRRMTH, encoded by the coding sequence ATGCCCGTGATCAAAGTCAAGGACAACGAATCTTTCGAACAGGCAATGAAGCGATTCAAGAAGACCTGTGAAAAAGCCGGAATTCTCACTGAGCTGCGACGACGTGAGTATTACGACAAGCCGAGCATCAGTAAGAAGAAGAAAGCTGCCGCTGCTCGCAAGCGGGCGCTGAAAAAGATAAGGCGAATGACCCATTAA
- the hisA gene encoding 1-(5-phosphoribosyl)-5-[(5-phosphoribosylamino)methylideneamino]imidazole-4-carboxamide isomerase, with translation MPFELIPAIDLMSGSCVRLAQGRYEDKTVYDEDPAQVAKGFAEHQIRRLHVVDLDGAKAGRPVNGAAIAAILAAVGPDIPVQLGGGIRDIKTVAKTLESGVSRVILGTVALREPELVREAARSFPNQIVVGIDAREGRVAVEGWLDTTEAHASDLARSFEDVGVAAIVYTDISRDGMLSGPNLEGTVLLARSVSIPVIVSGGVSSEDDIVAASQQMDSGIAGIIVGKAIYTGAVNLASALAAIETS, from the coding sequence ATGCCTTTCGAACTCATCCCCGCGATCGATCTCATGAGCGGATCCTGCGTGCGCCTCGCCCAGGGACGCTACGAGGACAAGACCGTCTACGACGAGGATCCCGCGCAGGTTGCCAAGGGATTCGCCGAACATCAGATCCGCCGCTTGCATGTGGTCGATCTCGACGGTGCCAAGGCGGGTCGCCCGGTGAATGGCGCTGCCATCGCGGCGATCCTGGCTGCCGTCGGTCCGGACATCCCGGTACAGCTGGGCGGTGGCATTCGCGACATCAAAACCGTGGCGAAGACCCTCGAGTCTGGAGTCTCGCGGGTGATTCTGGGGACCGTGGCGCTGCGCGAGCCCGAGTTGGTGCGCGAAGCTGCGCGGAGTTTTCCCAATCAGATCGTCGTCGGGATCGACGCGCGGGAGGGCCGGGTGGCGGTCGAGGGATGGCTCGACACGACTGAAGCCCATGCCAGCGATCTGGCGCGAAGTTTTGAAGACGTGGGCGTTGCGGCAATTGTCTACACCGACATCTCCCGGGACGGAATGCTCAGTGGGCCCAATCTCGAGGGGACCGTTTTGCTGGCGCGTTCGGTGTCGATTCCGGTAATCGTATCCGGGGGGGTGTCGAGCGAGGATGACATCGTGGCCGCCTCACAGCAGATGGACAGCGGGATCGCAGGAATCATCGTCGGCAAAGCGATCTACACCGGTGCTGTGAACCTCGCGTCGGCGCTCGCCGCAATCGAGACTTCTTGA
- the hisB gene encoding imidazoleglycerol-phosphate dehydratase HisB, whose protein sequence is MNTDKKTDAKQKTDTAAVGAERRAAVVRKTKETDIHVELVLDGTGLYQISTGIPFFDHMLESFAKHGLFDLDLSAKGDVAVDFHHTIEDVGIALGQAFREALGDASGIRRFGSFVLPMAEAKVEVALDVSNRPYVVYQVELSNRMIREFDVSLVEDFVRAFAQHAGLDLHVNRSYGESPHHVVEAIFKGLARALRIAMEIDPRQQGLPTVKGAL, encoded by the coding sequence ATGAACACCGACAAAAAGACCGACGCGAAGCAAAAGACGGACACGGCTGCGGTCGGCGCCGAGCGCCGGGCAGCAGTCGTACGCAAGACCAAAGAGACCGACATTCACGTCGAGCTGGTGCTGGATGGCACGGGTCTGTACCAGATTTCGACCGGGATTCCGTTCTTTGACCACATGCTCGAATCGTTTGCCAAGCACGGTCTCTTCGACCTCGACCTGTCGGCCAAGGGCGATGTCGCGGTGGATTTTCATCACACGATCGAGGACGTCGGTATTGCCCTCGGGCAGGCCTTCCGGGAAGCATTGGGCGATGCCTCGGGCATTCGACGCTTTGGAAGCTTTGTGCTGCCAATGGCGGAGGCCAAGGTCGAGGTGGCGCTCGATGTCTCGAATCGTCCCTATGTCGTATATCAGGTTGAACTCTCCAACCGCATGATCCGCGAGTTCGATGTCTCGCTGGTCGAGGACTTCGTGCGGGCGTTTGCGCAACACGCCGGCTTGGACCTGCACGTCAATCGAAGTTACGGCGAGAGCCCACATCACGTCGTCGAAGCCATCTTCAAGGGCCTGGCGCGAGCGCTGCGTATTGCGATGGAAATCGACCCGCGACAGCAGGGTCTGCCCACCGTGAAGGGCGCGCTCTAG
- the hisD gene encoding histidinol dehydrogenase, giving the protein MATRTTTKLLRVLKTSDASFAEEWSTLCDRNLVRDEGIEAKVREVVAQVREEGDAGLLALVKQATGAKLSSLEVRRDEWDEACESVDPSDRAAIGKAAMRIREFHRKRIPSSWEMREEGGAYMGQRVRPLNTVGIYNLRGETVRPSSVIMNVTPASVVEVPEIILATAPDRYGKVSPEILMAARVAGVHRVFKVGGAPAIVAMALGTEQIPRVDKIVGPGEREVAAAKRLLSGLVGVDPEAGPNEFCVVADSSATPAWVAADLISQAERSADSQQILITHCKTLATRVHDQMTRQLKTLERADIARKALAARGAIVVTTNIEASIDLANEYAAERLALAVKKPDVVHKLVQNAGAVFLGHYTPVAVGDYLAGPNHSLPTGGGARFLSPLCVEDFLKRTAFLSFEPPKLRELGAEVIRLAGVEGQTGPGRSVDLRLQKIRRVRREREAAREAEL; this is encoded by the coding sequence ATGGCGACTCGCACCACTACGAAGCTTCTCCGCGTGCTAAAAACCAGCGACGCTTCGTTTGCCGAAGAGTGGTCGACGCTGTGCGATCGAAATCTCGTGCGAGATGAAGGCATCGAAGCCAAGGTGCGTGAAGTCGTCGCCCAAGTGCGCGAAGAAGGAGACGCGGGGCTGCTCGCGCTCGTCAAGCAGGCCACCGGTGCCAAGCTCAGTTCGCTCGAGGTAAGGCGCGACGAGTGGGACGAAGCGTGCGAATCAGTCGACCCCAGCGACCGCGCGGCGATCGGCAAGGCCGCAATGCGTATCCGCGAATTCCATCGCAAGCGGATCCCCTCCAGTTGGGAAATGCGCGAAGAGGGTGGGGCCTACATGGGCCAACGCGTTCGCCCCCTCAACACAGTCGGTATCTACAATCTTCGCGGCGAAACCGTTCGCCCCAGCAGTGTGATCATGAACGTGACTCCGGCCTCGGTCGTGGAGGTGCCGGAGATCATTCTCGCCACCGCACCGGATCGATACGGCAAAGTGTCTCCAGAAATTTTGATGGCCGCGCGGGTGGCGGGTGTTCATCGCGTCTTCAAGGTCGGGGGTGCGCCCGCGATCGTCGCAATGGCATTGGGAACCGAACAGATTCCCCGGGTGGACAAGATTGTCGGTCCCGGCGAGCGCGAAGTTGCAGCCGCCAAGCGCCTGCTGTCTGGACTCGTCGGCGTCGATCCCGAAGCTGGGCCCAACGAGTTCTGCGTGGTCGCGGATTCGAGCGCGACTCCAGCGTGGGTTGCCGCGGATCTCATCTCTCAAGCGGAGCGTTCGGCGGACTCGCAACAGATTTTGATTACCCACTGCAAGACTTTGGCCACTCGAGTGCACGATCAAATGACACGCCAGCTCAAGACCCTCGAACGCGCCGACATTGCGCGCAAGGCCTTGGCTGCCCGGGGCGCGATCGTCGTGACAACCAACATCGAGGCTTCGATCGACCTGGCGAACGAGTACGCGGCCGAACGACTCGCCCTCGCCGTCAAGAAGCCCGACGTCGTGCACAAGCTGGTGCAGAACGCTGGCGCGGTCTTCCTCGGCCACTACACCCCTGTCGCGGTCGGAGACTATCTGGCGGGTCCGAACCACTCCCTGCCGACCGGCGGCGGCGCGCGTTTCCTGTCGCCACTCTGCGTAGAAGACTTCTTGAAGCGCACTGCGTTTCTGTCCTTTGAACCTCCGAAGTTGCGAGAGCTGGGCGCCGAGGTGATCCGTCTAGCCGGCGTCGAAGGCCAGACCGGTCCGGGTCGTTCCGTGGATCTGCGGCTGCAGAAGATTCGCCGGGTCCGGCGCGAGCGCGAGGCGGCTCGCGAGGCCGAACTCTAG
- the prmC gene encoding peptide chain release factor N(5)-glutamine methyltransferase produces the protein MADTQSRDRTWTVLELLQWTTEHLKKQGIDTARLDAEILLAHAMETNRLDLYLNYEKPVLPAERAVFRELVSKRAQQRVPVSQLLGEREFWSLRFSINSDVLTPRPETEVLVSAALDAMPDLDRAYRVLDLGTGSGAIALALASERPNSQVTASDVSISALKVARANADLLQLKDRVRFVEGSLFEAVPGETFDLVVSNPPYIARSERAALPPELSHEPEVALFGGEDGYAVIRPLVSQVGTALIEGGLFLVELDPRQADTVMDWCREAGLAGVSVLHDLAGCARAVTAQGRIGKERQAQAKATSGS, from the coding sequence ATGGCAGACACCCAATCCCGCGACCGCACGTGGACAGTTCTCGAATTACTGCAATGGACGACCGAGCATCTAAAAAAGCAGGGCATCGACACTGCCCGTCTCGACGCTGAAATTCTGCTCGCCCACGCGATGGAGACAAATCGTCTCGACCTCTATCTCAACTACGAGAAGCCCGTACTGCCAGCTGAGCGTGCAGTCTTTCGCGAGCTGGTGAGCAAGCGCGCCCAGCAGCGAGTCCCGGTTTCGCAACTGTTGGGTGAGCGCGAATTCTGGTCGCTGCGGTTCTCGATCAACTCAGACGTTCTGACGCCCCGGCCCGAGACCGAAGTCCTCGTCAGTGCCGCGCTCGATGCCATGCCGGATCTGGATCGCGCGTATCGCGTGCTAGATCTCGGTACCGGCTCGGGTGCAATCGCCCTCGCGCTCGCGAGCGAGCGTCCCAATTCCCAGGTGACTGCAAGCGATGTTTCGATCTCGGCGCTTAAGGTTGCGCGCGCAAATGCCGATCTATTGCAGCTGAAAGACAGGGTTCGCTTTGTCGAGGGAAGCCTCTTCGAAGCGGTGCCTGGGGAGACCTTCGATCTGGTTGTTTCCAACCCCCCCTATATCGCCAGATCGGAACGAGCAGCGCTGCCGCCGGAGCTTTCTCACGAACCCGAGGTCGCTCTGTTTGGTGGTGAAGATGGATACGCGGTGATCCGGCCATTGGTTTCGCAGGTCGGCACGGCATTGATTGAAGGGGGATTGTTTCTCGTAGAACTCGATCCTCGCCAGGCGGACACCGTGATGGATTGGTGTCGTGAGGCGGGTCTCGCAGGTGTTTCGGTTCTGCACGATCTGGCCGGGTGCGCGCGAGCCGTGACTGCCCAGGGGAGGATCGGGAAAGAGAGACAAGCGCAAGCAAAGGCAACTTCCGGAAGCTGA
- the prfA gene encoding peptide chain release factor 1, with translation MSKYLERIAEAVERSREIEGQLSDPDIANQPGRFKDLAKDLANLRPVVEVSERYREVVRELEEAGQMSEDADADLAEMARGELGSLGAELAELDQKLFEHFTPKDPRDAKNAIFEIRAGTGGDEAALFAGDLFRMYVRYAEGLGWKVEILSSSESHGGGFKEVIVMIDGKDVFSRFKYERGVHRVQRVPATESQGRIHTSTVTVAVLPEAEEVDVEIDPQDLRIDVMRAGGPGGQSVNTTDSAVRITHLPSGLVVQCQDEKSQHKNKAKAMKVLCSRLLDLETERVNAERASERKEQVGTGERSEKIRTYNFPQNRITDHRASITLHKLDDILEGDLQELLDGVRSAMLAKVEGQVEG, from the coding sequence ATGTCCAAGTACCTCGAACGAATCGCCGAAGCCGTTGAGCGCAGTCGCGAAATCGAGGGCCAGCTTTCCGATCCCGATATCGCGAACCAGCCGGGTCGCTTCAAGGACCTCGCCAAAGATCTGGCGAACCTGCGCCCGGTTGTCGAAGTCAGTGAGCGCTATCGCGAAGTCGTTCGCGAATTGGAAGAAGCCGGGCAGATGAGCGAGGACGCCGACGCAGATCTCGCCGAGATGGCGCGCGGCGAACTCGGAAGTCTCGGCGCAGAACTGGCGGAACTCGATCAGAAGCTGTTCGAGCATTTTACTCCGAAAGACCCGAGAGACGCCAAGAACGCCATCTTCGAAATCCGCGCGGGAACCGGCGGCGACGAAGCCGCGCTCTTTGCCGGCGATCTGTTTCGCATGTATGTCCGCTATGCCGAGGGGCTGGGGTGGAAGGTCGAAATCTTGTCGAGTTCCGAAAGCCATGGGGGTGGCTTCAAGGAAGTCATCGTGATGATCGACGGTAAAGACGTCTTCAGTCGCTTTAAGTACGAGCGCGGAGTCCACCGGGTGCAGCGGGTTCCGGCAACAGAATCACAGGGCCGGATCCACACCTCGACGGTCACGGTTGCGGTCCTGCCCGAAGCCGAAGAGGTCGACGTCGAGATCGATCCCCAGGATCTTCGCATCGACGTGATGCGGGCCGGCGGTCCCGGCGGACAGAGCGTCAACACAACCGACTCCGCCGTTCGGATCACCCATCTGCCCAGCGGCCTCGTCGTCCAGTGCCAGGACGAAAAATCGCAACACAAGAACAAGGCCAAGGCGATGAAGGTCCTGTGCTCGCGATTGCTCGATCTCGAAACCGAGCGCGTCAATGCCGAGCGAGCGAGCGAGCGAAAGGAGCAGGTGGGCACCGGAGAACGCAGCGAGAAGATCCGCACCTACAATTTTCCCCAGAACCGGATCACCGATCACCGGGCATCGATCACGCTCCACAAACTCGACGACATTCTGGAAGGCGATCTCCAGGAGCTGTTGGACGGTGTGCGGAGCGCAATGCTCGCCAAAGTCGAAGGCCAGGTCGAAGGCTAA
- the rho gene encoding transcription termination factor Rho, whose amino-acid sequence MSTERASESNNSNSPSSNSSNSRRRSRGRRSRGGGGGGNRNSGNKPQQNAKRDYFPSDDELAEEEAAAEDNGQEKIYVQELKSLSMEELTVFAEEREIENAAGMRKADLLFAILQAQTAKRGQIFAEGVLQILQDGFGFLRAPDQNYLAGPDDIYVSPSQVRRFNLKTGDTITGQIRPPKEGERYFALLKVEEINFEPRENAKHKILFDNLTPLYPEEKFVLETKNGSLTTRIIDLIAPIGKGQRALITSPPKAGKTMILKDIANAIAENHPEAYLIVLLIDERPEEVTDMRRTVKAEVISSTFDEPASRHVQVADMVIAKAKRLVEHKRDVVILLDSITRLARAHNTVVPHSGKILSGGVDSNALHKPKRFFGAARNVEEGGSLTIVGTALIDTGSRMDEVIFEEFKGTGNSELVLDRKLADRRTYPAIDINRSATRREELLLDEKTLNRMYILRKVLAPLSPVDSMEFLLGKIKATDSNDDFLESMNS is encoded by the coding sequence GTGAGCACTGAGCGAGCCAGCGAATCGAACAACTCGAATTCCCCTTCCAGCAACTCGTCGAATTCTCGGCGCCGGAGCCGCGGTCGACGCTCACGGGGCGGAGGGGGTGGTGGCAATCGCAACTCGGGGAACAAGCCGCAGCAGAACGCCAAGCGCGACTATTTCCCGTCTGACGATGAGCTGGCGGAAGAAGAGGCAGCAGCCGAGGACAATGGTCAGGAGAAGATCTACGTCCAGGAGTTGAAGTCGTTGTCGATGGAGGAGCTCACGGTCTTTGCCGAGGAGCGAGAAATCGAAAACGCGGCGGGCATGCGAAAAGCCGACCTGCTGTTCGCAATTCTCCAGGCCCAGACGGCCAAACGCGGGCAAATCTTCGCTGAGGGCGTGTTGCAGATACTGCAGGATGGTTTCGGGTTCTTGCGAGCGCCCGACCAGAACTACCTGGCCGGCCCCGACGACATCTACGTTTCTCCTTCTCAGGTCCGACGTTTCAATCTCAAGACCGGCGACACGATCACAGGTCAAATCCGACCGCCAAAGGAGGGCGAGCGCTACTTTGCCCTGCTCAAGGTCGAAGAGATCAACTTCGAGCCGCGGGAGAACGCCAAGCACAAGATCCTGTTCGACAACTTGACGCCGCTCTACCCGGAAGAAAAATTCGTTCTCGAAACCAAGAACGGCAGCCTGACCACGCGCATCATCGATCTGATTGCTCCGATTGGAAAGGGTCAGCGCGCGCTCATCACCTCGCCGCCCAAGGCAGGCAAGACGATGATCCTCAAGGACATCGCCAATGCAATCGCCGAAAACCATCCCGAGGCGTATCTCATCGTGTTGTTGATCGACGAGCGCCCCGAGGAAGTGACCGACATGCGGCGCACGGTAAAGGCCGAAGTGATTTCTTCGACCTTCGACGAGCCGGCGAGTCGACACGTCCAGGTTGCCGACATGGTGATCGCCAAGGCCAAGCGCCTGGTCGAGCACAAGCGCGATGTGGTCATCCTGCTGGATTCGATCACACGCCTGGCTCGCGCCCACAACACCGTGGTTCCGCATTCGGGCAAGATTCTCTCAGGTGGTGTGGATTCGAACGCGCTCCACAAGCCCAAGCGCTTCTTCGGCGCGGCACGCAACGTGGAGGAGGGCGGGAGTCTCACAATCGTGGGCACCGCACTGATCGATACCGGGTCGCGCATGGATGAAGTGATCTTCGAGGAGTTCAAGGGCACGGGCAACAGTGAACTGGTGCTCGATCGCAAGCTCGCAGACCGCCGCACCTACCCCGCGATCGACATCAATCGCTCGGCTACACGGCGCGAAGAACTCCTGCTGGACGAGAAGACACTCAACCGCATGTACATCCTGCGCAAGGTGTTGGCGCCGCTGTCTCCGGTCGATTCAATGGAGTTTCTGCTTGGCAAGATCAAGGCCACGGACTCCAATGACGACTTCCTGGAGTCGATGAACTCCTAG
- a CDS encoding polyphenol oxidase family protein encodes MKPFKPDGFIRHPLLESIGVAHGFGTRDSVAPVGTLRPIQVHGADVIQVDTESRFVESEADVIVCSRPATSVAVVTADCIPILACGESGGGVAAIHAGWRGLAKGVVEAGIEALRGNAATGERIYAVIGPHIGRCCYEVDEPVLDAMAARFGADVVSRASSATRPGHARLSLAALAEASLHRAGVGAGCYERLADSCTACETDRFHSFRRQGEGAGRMLHFIVTSG; translated from the coding sequence ATGAAGCCTTTCAAACCCGATGGTTTTATCCGGCACCCGCTGCTCGAAAGCATTGGCGTGGCCCACGGATTTGGAACCCGAGACAGCGTGGCACCGGTCGGTACCCTGCGTCCGATCCAGGTACACGGCGCAGATGTAATCCAGGTCGATACAGAATCTCGCTTCGTCGAGTCCGAAGCCGATGTGATCGTCTGCAGTCGGCCCGCGACTTCGGTCGCGGTCGTTACTGCCGACTGCATTCCGATTTTGGCGTGCGGCGAATCCGGCGGTGGGGTCGCGGCCATTCACGCCGGCTGGCGCGGTCTTGCAAAGGGAGTCGTCGAGGCCGGAATCGAAGCGCTGCGGGGGAATGCAGCAACGGGGGAGCGAATTTACGCGGTGATTGGGCCGCACATTGGTCGCTGCTGCTACGAGGTCGACGAACCCGTGCTCGACGCGATGGCCGCGAGATTTGGTGCCGACGTCGTTTCGCGTGCTTCCAGCGCGACCCGACCGGGTCACGCACGCTTGTCGTTGGCCGCTCTCGCAGAAGCCTCTCTGCATCGGGCGGGTGTTGGAGCCGGGTGCTACGAGCGGCTTGCAGACAGTTGTACGGCGTGCGAAACCGATCGCTTTCATTCGTTTCGACGCCAGGGCGAGGGCGCTGGCCGCATGCTTCACTTTATCGTAACTAGTGGATAA
- a CDS encoding RluA family pseudouridine synthase, whose protein sequence is MRFEADAEHEGQRLDVCFSEWADVPRSQVRRWILEGKVLLNGNVVRPSRKVSIGDVAVGEIPEPEPMEVQAENIPLEILYSDPDLIVVDKAAGMVVHPAPGHARGTLVNALLHHCDDLAGVGGVLRPGIVHRLDRGTSGVMVVAKNDDAHRHLSEQFHDHTIDRVYWAFVRSLPSAAHGSLDAPIGRHPKDRKRMSIRTESGRRALTHWRVLTRYPAAGLSQLEIRPETGRTHQIRVHLSSAGMPIAGDPVYGRSRDKHRGHGFRIELERPALHAARLAFSHPRTGERLDFTAPLPEDLAAFERALADFGSGSETT, encoded by the coding sequence ATGCGCTTCGAAGCCGATGCAGAGCACGAAGGACAGCGCCTAGACGTTTGCTTTAGCGAGTGGGCCGACGTTCCCCGGTCCCAGGTACGCCGCTGGATCCTGGAAGGAAAGGTTCTGCTGAATGGGAACGTGGTGCGCCCGAGCCGCAAGGTTTCGATCGGCGACGTTGCGGTTGGCGAGATTCCGGAGCCCGAACCCATGGAGGTGCAGGCCGAGAACATCCCTCTCGAGATTTTGTACTCAGACCCAGACCTCATTGTCGTAGACAAGGCAGCGGGGATGGTTGTCCATCCCGCGCCGGGACACGCGCGCGGAACACTCGTCAATGCACTGCTGCACCACTGCGATGACCTGGCCGGCGTCGGAGGCGTGTTGCGTCCCGGAATTGTTCATCGTCTCGATCGGGGAACCTCGGGAGTGATGGTCGTGGCGAAGAACGACGATGCCCACCGCCACCTCTCGGAACAGTTTCACGACCATACGATCGACCGTGTGTACTGGGCATTTGTTCGCTCGCTTCCGAGTGCTGCACACGGCTCGCTCGACGCGCCGATCGGACGCCACCCCAAGGATCGCAAACGCATGTCGATTCGCACGGAGTCGGGGCGAAGGGCGCTCACCCACTGGCGGGTCCTCACGCGTTATCCCGCTGCGGGGCTCAGTCAGCTCGAAATCCGGCCCGAGACCGGACGGACGCATCAGATTCGCGTTCACCTTTCTTCGGCCGGCATGCCGATCGCCGGCGATCCGGTCTACGGTCGGTCACGCGACAAGCATCGCGGCCACGGGTTTCGCATCGAGCTCGAGCGGCCCGCATTGCACGCTGCCCGGCTCGCTTTTTCGCATCCCCGCACGGGGGAGCGGCTCGACTTCACAGCACCGCTGCCCGAGGATCTCGCGGCGTTCGAGCGCGCATTGGCAGACTTCGGGTCCGGAAGCGAAACGACATGA